Proteins encoded together in one Halorubellus sp. JP-L1 window:
- a CDS encoding Eco57I restriction-modification methylase domain-containing protein, translated as MSMQDTKRRRGRRETSFITTSGGLLTEQLLYKLRNEACSEEAVAPQTFAIGDAVPEGEAAVERDISAAWETLVERWDEISRDNSVFGMDVSAIRNQWLLKLFDALGFEPEFQQSNLEASGIEANLSHLGWPPQESVQAAGSEFEGVPPVLHMTQPDADHRLDDGDHDGTGARQKSPHDELQTYLNASSEVQWSVVTDGLKLRVLRDFYHTYTRGYVEFDLENIFTNRNFGDFRALYRLCHASRFTSEDDDDERPVESLYQVSIATGVKVGEDLQSNVVEALETLGNGFLTPAIREQLEAGGQDVADAYYQDQLRIVYRLLFLMFAEQRGMMADRGDLYTDEYSVSALRERAERQSVRDSATDLWEGLQVTFELVGEGHDDEHLHVPGYNGGLFDDENLSFVDEATCPNHALLDAVHNLTHVEQEGYQQRISYADLGVDEIGAVYESLLEFTPQYATEVPELEERDISRGEFYLDSRGMERKETGSYYTKPELVDELIDSTLKPVVEERIESVESADAKEKALLDIDVCDPACGSGAFLIAANNFLGKRLAEIRTDSAYPDEQELRQARRSVVQHCIYGVDLNPMAVELAKVSLWINSAVENQPLSFLDHRIKQGNSLIGATEELVSGGVPVDAYETSSGCDWHVGNKIRKRVRQENKNIPDEPQVQTGLDWSSFSDEGEHVALAEEIENLEEGSIEAVERKAELYDAFEDSESLNRERLAFDVWTAAFYWPLDGSASEYPSPNTIEKVRREAPEELTDTNGDLGDMCQRARELSETHSFFHWELEFPLVYDAGGFDCIIGNPPWEKLNFEAEQFFAVSRPDIANASTAAKRNMMIDQLQEENPELYEQYQASAEGAEHAMSFMRTSGRYELTGRGHVNTYALFAELSLNSINDQGYNGLIVPTGIATDSTTQEYFRKLVEEKRLKSLYDFVNKKNIFPAVDSRVKFCLLTQAGSANPQESFKLAFYLTEIQQLYQDDSHFSLTSEDISKINPNTKNCPTFETKGDAELVLEIYENSGAFIIVDDPEGNPWNADIHRMFNMSDDSGLFVDIQDLDWDDYDRDGQLLYPCLDSGDTLIGLYESKLTHQYNHRFATFGGIADEAVERGDAYEFSPSELDDETKLASPRYWIPFTEYEDKSGRDWHIALRDITNATNRRTAIFSILPEAASGHSLNHVTGPSAQEALLLVAAFNSYTQDFVARQKVGGTHMSHFITRQLPIPDPGRFQALHYQGEPVADHIQELAIQLTYHAEDLREFAKEAGYDRDPYSYTQPNGRPRKEVRYELEALMAHVYGIEADDFERLFSTFEQIKTEDINEHGHYRTRDEIKQRFEDMKDDITITQEIQQ; from the coding sequence ATGAGCATGCAAGACACCAAACGCCGACGCGGACGCCGAGAGACATCGTTCATTACCACCAGCGGTGGCCTGCTGACCGAGCAGCTGCTGTATAAGCTTCGGAATGAGGCCTGCAGTGAGGAAGCGGTCGCGCCCCAGACGTTCGCAATTGGTGATGCGGTGCCCGAGGGAGAGGCTGCCGTCGAGCGCGATATCTCGGCGGCGTGGGAGACGCTCGTGGAGCGGTGGGACGAGATTAGCCGGGACAACTCTGTGTTCGGGATGGACGTCTCGGCCATCCGCAACCAGTGGCTGTTGAAGTTATTTGATGCGCTTGGGTTCGAGCCGGAGTTCCAGCAGTCAAATCTCGAGGCAAGTGGCATTGAGGCCAATCTCTCGCATCTCGGGTGGCCACCCCAGGAATCGGTCCAGGCAGCTGGTTCGGAGTTCGAGGGTGTACCACCTGTGCTGCATATGACGCAGCCCGATGCCGACCATCGGCTCGACGATGGCGATCACGATGGGACGGGCGCCCGCCAGAAGAGCCCCCACGACGAACTCCAGACGTATCTTAATGCCAGTAGCGAGGTCCAGTGGAGTGTGGTGACGGATGGCCTGAAGCTGCGGGTGTTGCGCGACTTCTACCACACCTATACGCGAGGATACGTCGAGTTCGACCTGGAAAATATCTTCACGAACCGTAATTTCGGGGACTTCCGGGCGTTGTACCGGCTGTGTCACGCCTCGCGGTTTACCAGTGAGGACGACGATGATGAACGGCCAGTGGAGTCCCTGTACCAGGTATCCATTGCGACCGGCGTGAAGGTTGGTGAGGACTTGCAGTCAAATGTTGTTGAGGCCCTGGAAACGCTGGGGAACGGCTTCCTGACGCCCGCGATTCGAGAGCAGTTGGAAGCGGGAGGCCAGGACGTTGCTGACGCCTATTACCAGGACCAGCTGCGGATCGTGTATCGGCTGTTGTTCTTGATGTTTGCGGAGCAGCGCGGGATGATGGCGGATCGCGGCGATCTGTACACTGATGAATACAGTGTGAGTGCGTTGCGCGAGCGGGCTGAACGCCAGTCCGTGCGCGATTCAGCGACTGATTTGTGGGAGGGTTTGCAGGTTACCTTCGAGCTGGTTGGTGAAGGGCACGATGACGAGCACCTACATGTCCCGGGGTACAACGGTGGATTGTTCGACGACGAAAACCTCTCCTTTGTTGATGAGGCGACCTGCCCGAACCACGCCCTGCTTGACGCGGTGCATAATCTCACCCATGTCGAGCAGGAGGGCTACCAACAGCGGATATCCTATGCTGATCTAGGGGTCGATGAGATCGGGGCGGTGTATGAGAGCCTGCTCGAGTTCACGCCCCAGTATGCGACCGAAGTACCCGAGCTTGAGGAACGCGATATCTCTCGGGGTGAATTCTATCTGGACTCTCGTGGGATGGAACGCAAGGAGACGGGCAGTTACTACACGAAGCCCGAGCTAGTAGATGAGCTGATCGACAGCACGCTCAAGCCGGTAGTTGAAGAACGGATCGAGTCGGTGGAGTCGGCAGACGCGAAGGAGAAAGCGTTGCTTGATATCGATGTGTGTGACCCCGCCTGTGGCAGTGGGGCCTTCCTGATCGCGGCGAACAACTTCCTCGGGAAGCGGCTGGCCGAAATTCGGACTGACTCAGCATATCCGGATGAACAAGAGCTCCGGCAGGCCCGGCGGTCGGTGGTGCAACACTGCATCTACGGAGTTGACCTCAACCCGATGGCAGTGGAGCTGGCGAAGGTAAGCCTCTGGATTAATTCGGCAGTGGAGAACCAACCGTTGAGTTTCCTCGATCACCGTATCAAGCAGGGCAACTCGCTGATCGGGGCGACTGAGGAGTTGGTGAGTGGTGGGGTGCCCGTCGACGCGTACGAGACGTCGAGCGGGTGCGACTGGCACGTCGGGAATAAGATTCGAAAGCGGGTCCGTCAGGAGAACAAGAACATTCCTGATGAACCCCAGGTGCAAACGGGACTGGATTGGTCGAGTTTCTCCGACGAGGGCGAGCACGTCGCACTTGCAGAAGAGATAGAGAATCTGGAGGAAGGTTCGATTGAGGCTGTAGAGCGCAAGGCTGAGCTGTACGATGCGTTCGAGGATTCCGAGAGCTTGAATCGAGAGCGGCTCGCGTTTGACGTGTGGACGGCAGCGTTCTACTGGCCGCTTGACGGGTCTGCTTCTGAGTATCCATCACCGAATACAATCGAGAAAGTGCGGCGGGAAGCGCCTGAGGAACTCACCGATACCAATGGGGATTTGGGGGACATGTGTCAGCGGGCGCGTGAGTTGAGCGAGACACATTCGTTCTTCCACTGGGAGCTCGAGTTCCCGCTGGTGTACGATGCGGGTGGGTTCGATTGTATCATCGGAAACCCACCGTGGGAGAAGCTCAATTTCGAGGCTGAGCAGTTCTTTGCTGTCAGTCGGCCGGATATTGCGAACGCCTCTACAGCGGCCAAGCGAAATATGATGATAGACCAGCTTCAGGAAGAGAATCCGGAGCTGTATGAGCAATATCAGGCCTCCGCAGAGGGCGCCGAACACGCAATGTCGTTCATGCGTACCAGCGGTCGGTACGAGCTTACCGGCCGGGGTCATGTGAATACGTATGCACTCTTTGCAGAGTTGTCCCTCAACAGCATCAACGATCAGGGCTACAATGGACTGATCGTGCCAACTGGAATTGCTACTGACTCGACCACACAGGAGTACTTCCGTAAGCTGGTAGAGGAGAAACGTCTAAAATCGCTCTATGATTTTGTCAATAAGAAAAACATTTTCCCAGCGGTTGACAGCCGTGTCAAATTCTGCCTTCTGACGCAGGCTGGAAGCGCAAACCCCCAAGAATCGTTCAAACTGGCATTCTATCTAACTGAAATCCAACAGCTCTACCAGGATGATTCACACTTCTCGCTCACCAGCGAGGACATTTCCAAAATCAACCCCAATACTAAAAACTGTCCAACCTTTGAGACGAAGGGCGATGCCGAGTTAGTCTTGGAAATCTATGAAAATAGTGGCGCGTTTATCATCGTGGATGATCCAGAGGGCAATCCATGGAATGCGGATATTCACAGGATGTTCAATATGTCCGACGACTCCGGATTGTTCGTCGACATCCAGGACCTTGATTGGGACGACTATGACCGAGATGGGCAATTGTTATACCCATGCTTGGACAGCGGCGATACACTGATCGGTCTCTATGAGTCGAAACTAACTCACCAGTACAACCACCGATTTGCAACGTTCGGAGGGATTGCGGATGAAGCGGTTGAACGGGGAGACGCGTATGAATTCTCCCCCAGTGAGCTGGATGATGAGACAAAGCTGGCCAGCCCGCGTTATTGGATCCCGTTTACTGAATACGAGGACAAATCTGGGCGCGATTGGCATATCGCCCTGCGTGATATAACAAATGCAACAAACAGAAGAACTGCAATATTCAGCATCCTACCAGAGGCTGCATCCGGACATTCGCTTAACCACGTGACTGGACCGTCTGCACAGGAGGCGTTGCTACTGGTTGCTGCGTTCAATTCCTACACACAGGATTTTGTCGCACGACAGAAAGTCGGTGGTACACACATGAGTCACTTCATCACGCGACAGCTTCCTATCCCTGATCCGGGCCGCTTCCAAGCGCTCCATTACCAGGGAGAGCCCGTTGCGGATCACATTCAGGAGCTCGCCATCCAGCTAACCTACCACGCGGAGGATCTCCGCGAATTCGCAAAGGAGGCTGGATATGATCGCGACCCCTATTCATACACCCAACCAAACGGCCGCCCCCGTAAAGAAGTCCGCTACGAGTTGGAGGCGCTCATGGCGCATGTGTACGGCATCGAAGCCGATGATTTTGAGCGGTTGTTCTCGACGTTCGAGCAGATCAAAACCGAAGACATCAACGAGCACGGCCACTACCGGACTCGAGACGAAATCAAACAGCGGTTCGAAGACATGAAAGACGACATCACCATCACCCAAGAGATTCAGCAGTGA